One Megasphaera vaginalis (ex Bordigoni et al. 2020) DNA window includes the following coding sequences:
- a CDS encoding ribonuclease HII has translation MNSGDFTVAELQKLLLSPDADKTAILTAMRGDARRSVRNLATSFFKRMQRQAEELKRLEEMYRLEKAYYDRGIFHVAGVDEAGRGPIAGPVMIAAVILPPLWVCPGLNDSKKVSPKKRDRLYDEIMTHAVAVSCIAKTEKEIDELDIYHATQAGMYEAVNTLSTAAEAVLCDAMPLPQLSVPHRSIIGGDALSASIAAASIIAKVTRDRLMQEYDRAYPAYGFAVHKGYLTQRHRDAVLAFGPCPIHRRSFEPIKSMIK, from the coding sequence ATGAACAGCGGAGATTTTACGGTAGCGGAATTGCAGAAACTGCTCCTGTCACCCGATGCGGACAAGACAGCGATATTGACGGCCATGCGAGGTGATGCGAGGCGGTCGGTTCGGAATCTGGCAACATCTTTTTTCAAACGCATGCAGCGGCAGGCAGAGGAACTGAAGCGATTGGAAGAGATGTATCGGTTGGAGAAGGCGTATTATGACCGGGGGATCTTTCATGTTGCCGGTGTTGATGAAGCCGGTCGCGGCCCAATTGCCGGCCCGGTCATGATTGCTGCCGTCATTTTGCCGCCGCTGTGGGTTTGTCCCGGGCTGAATGACAGCAAAAAGGTATCACCGAAAAAGAGGGACCGTCTCTATGACGAAATTATGACACACGCCGTCGCCGTTTCCTGTATCGCGAAGACGGAGAAAGAAATTGACGAGCTTGATATTTACCATGCGACACAGGCGGGCATGTACGAAGCGGTCAATACGCTGTCGACGGCTGCAGAGGCTGTTCTTTGCGATGCCATGCCCTTGCCGCAGCTATCCGTGCCGCATCGATCCATTATCGGCGGTGACGCTCTCAGCGCTTCCATTGCGGCCGCTTCAATCATCGCCAAGGTGACGCGTGACCGGCTGATGCAGGAATACGACCGCGCATATCCGGCATACGGCTTTGCCGTGCATAAAGGGTATCTGACGCAGCGCCATCGCGACGCCGTGCTTGCTTTCGGCCCTTGTCCGATTCATCGACGCAGCTTTGAGCCGATCAAAAGCATGATTAAATAA
- a CDS encoding DUF554 domain-containing protein, translating into MLAIFINGLSTAAGALLGIFLGKWFEEKWEKALFSAIALVNIGIGIQGAIKTENWLLVLVSMSLGALIGTIVSLEDKMQHVGEVLKEKLHAGNDARFVDGFVTLSVLQIVGAMAILGPIQAALVNDPSLLYLKSVLDFVSAFLFASVYGVGILPVGLVVIVYELLFYFFASVLSPLMTPDVVRELNAVGNLLILAIGLNLLGIVKLKVADYLPAVFIPVIYFTVLAWLS; encoded by the coding sequence TTGCTGGCAATTTTTATTAACGGTCTCAGTACGGCGGCCGGGGCGTTACTGGGAATTTTTTTAGGGAAATGGTTTGAGGAAAAATGGGAAAAAGCATTATTTTCCGCCATTGCTCTGGTCAACATCGGTATCGGCATACAAGGAGCCATCAAAACGGAGAATTGGCTGCTGGTACTGGTCAGCATGAGTCTCGGCGCCTTGATTGGTACGATCGTTTCGCTGGAAGATAAGATGCAGCATGTCGGCGAGGTGTTGAAAGAAAAATTGCATGCCGGCAATGATGCCAGATTCGTTGACGGCTTCGTTACTTTATCCGTTTTACAAATTGTCGGCGCCATGGCGATCTTGGGGCCGATACAGGCGGCGCTGGTTAACGATCCGTCGCTCCTGTATTTAAAATCGGTGCTGGATTTTGTGTCGGCCTTCCTTTTTGCTTCCGTTTACGGTGTCGGTATTTTACCGGTCGGGCTTGTCGTTATCGTTTATGAGCTGCTGTTTTATTTTTTTGCATCCGTTTTGTCACCGTTGATGACTCCCGATGTGGTACGGGAATTAAATGCCGTAGGCAATTTGCTTATTTTGGCGATCGGCTTGAATTTACTCGGTATTGTTAAGCTGAAAGTCGCCGATTATCTGCCGGCTGTTTTCATTCCCGTCATTTATTTCACTGTATTGGCATGGCTGTCGTAG
- a CDS encoding efflux RND transporter periplasmic adaptor subunit — translation MIQKHRIVTAGVAAFTVAALLAGCGATKGVQQQAVAVNTYKVAAEDTPVKAEYSGIVAATDKVPVQPKISGRVVEKFVQGGQDVSQGQPLFRLDSRTYDAALAAAKASQAQAAANLANQELNLRRYQTLASQDAVSAQTVTDQEAATNQQAAAVEAQAAQVQAAQDNVDDTIVYAPFSGKLNVDDVPVGTFATAGSTALVTISTTNPVFVEFTISEAEYLDMVKKMPSASGSWGDHLKLRLSDGSVYAYEGHVTQVNHGMDGNSGSIVVKAVFDNPENLLLPGMYATVISDTQVQQKAISVPQRAVQQTLGKYFVSVINENGEAQNKEVKVGAQVGKFWIVTSGLSDGDLIIVDGFQKANGATLEQHLLTKADIVNGTTDSQSK, via the coding sequence ATGATACAGAAGCATAGGATTGTAACGGCAGGCGTGGCGGCATTCACCGTGGCGGCTCTTTTGGCCGGCTGCGGCGCTACCAAGGGAGTGCAGCAGCAGGCAGTAGCCGTCAATACGTATAAAGTAGCTGCCGAAGATACACCGGTGAAGGCCGAGTACAGCGGCATTGTGGCGGCGACGGACAAGGTGCCGGTACAGCCGAAAATATCGGGGCGTGTTGTCGAAAAGTTCGTACAAGGCGGTCAGGATGTCAGCCAGGGGCAGCCGCTTTTCCGTCTGGACAGCCGTACGTATGACGCCGCTTTGGCGGCAGCTAAGGCAAGTCAGGCACAGGCGGCTGCCAACCTGGCTAATCAGGAACTGAATCTCAGACGGTATCAGACGCTGGCTTCGCAGGATGCTGTTTCGGCGCAGACCGTAACAGACCAGGAGGCGGCTACTAATCAGCAGGCCGCAGCCGTGGAAGCACAGGCGGCACAAGTTCAGGCGGCGCAGGATAATGTCGACGACACGATTGTTTATGCGCCTTTTTCCGGTAAATTGAATGTTGACGATGTTCCCGTCGGAACTTTTGCGACTGCCGGCTCGACGGCATTGGTGACCATTTCGACGACGAATCCCGTCTTTGTGGAATTTACGATCAGCGAAGCCGAATATTTGGATATGGTAAAAAAAATGCCGTCCGCGTCGGGAAGCTGGGGCGATCATTTGAAGCTCCGTCTCAGCGACGGCTCCGTTTATGCCTATGAAGGCCATGTGACGCAAGTCAATCACGGGATGGACGGCAATTCCGGTTCTATTGTCGTGAAGGCCGTCTTTGATAATCCGGAAAATCTGCTTTTACCGGGAATGTATGCTACTGTTATTTCCGATACGCAGGTGCAGCAGAAAGCTATTTCCGTGCCACAGCGCGCTGTGCAGCAAACGCTGGGCAAATACTTCGTTTCCGTTATTAATGAAAACGGAGAAGCCCAGAACAAGGAAGTGAAAGTAGGCGCGCAGGTCGGTAAGTTCTGGATCGTCACCTCCGGGCTTTCGGACGGCGACCTGATCATTGTCGACGGGTTCCAGAAGGCGAACGGGGCAACGTTGGAGCAGCATTTGCTGACAAAGGCGGATATCGTAAACGGAACGACGGACAGTCAGTCTAAATAG
- the smc gene encoding chromosome segregation protein SMC, whose translation MQLLRMELRGFKSFADKTVLTFDKGITAIVGPNGSGKSNISDAVRWVMGEQNIRQLRGQKSEDIIFSGTEKRKPHGVAEVSLYFDNSDHALDIDFTEVAVTRRYFRSGDSEFYINKRPCRLKDIHHLFADTGIGQDSMAVIGQNRVDRILNSKPEERRIIFEEVAGISRFKGRKEEGLRKISETERNLERIHDMMTILEERLEPMRQASDKLQRFRHLDGERQAYEGTLVLQELRNYERLLSKAENNRNMALQEREAAAKGVACSEGERQRLMAAMESESVAMRRLDEAAAAARNEWESLKSRAEAFEQRRQSLTENAKDLAAEGVVATEKRKKAEVRQQELAGELESKKKALTAARQGQHLAASLLGEAERGARQAAADLDKAVAAAASRQQKLFMIQRDIADLQRRLEENAATVGQLKADRQEQEALLQQARQGHTAAASALIESEKLAVRCRETMAEAATVRQQAVAAVEDAIRKERQRHNEAERLQQRIRVLAGMEEAHEGAGQAAQAVLAANQPWRNHVCGIVGELCAIPAAYAVAVDVALGGAARHVIVEHEEAARAAIRYLKQQHGGRTTFLPLNTVKSRKRTAEETAAAEEKGIAGFADALIRYDGKYAGVFSSLLGKTLIADSADTGSAVARKYGYRLRIVCLDGTQFHVGGSLTGGSNQKREGSLIGRRVLLHELRSQYDRCEEELLQLRHKAAVCQREETAASAAVAAQEKTLRQREQDLQQVRWQAETTRREADRLSVSLQEAIRKLEALTELRSDIQAELVAANETLTRWQNEPEEGNEALREMHAAALAEAERCRETVTERQVAVAALQEQVRHAEIQLAQNGDWLQQLMEETEGNVKRRQDLAAKEEELTRLYGEVQAHLQKKEEELMQKERDKDAFYRSKEDNFRKNKELEEALQQLRDALEHWDHRINGQNILIEKYGGEIRRSEERLALQGLSRAEAMEKRREGSLQELQRTLRDLQQSIAALGQINPNADREYESAAEKHAFYQRQCDDLLEARRKLTAVVAEIDKAMAEQFSAAFKEISCHFQNVFSRLFGGGEAKILLTDSHQVLTAGIEFMIQPPGKKQQPLTLLSGGERALTVIALLLAFLAYHPAPFCLVDEVDAALDEANVERMARYLKNYSGNTQFIVITHRRQTMEAANTLQGVTMEEKGISRLLTVEVDTLLEKGR comes from the coding sequence TTGCAATTATTACGAATGGAACTGCGGGGATTTAAGTCCTTCGCCGATAAAACGGTATTGACTTTTGATAAAGGCATTACGGCCATTGTCGGGCCTAACGGCAGCGGCAAAAGCAATATTTCCGATGCCGTACGTTGGGTTATGGGAGAACAGAATATTCGGCAGCTGCGAGGTCAAAAATCGGAAGATATCATTTTTTCGGGAACGGAAAAGCGCAAACCGCACGGTGTTGCCGAAGTATCCCTTTATTTTGACAACAGCGATCATGCGCTGGATATTGATTTTACGGAAGTCGCCGTTACAAGACGTTATTTTCGCTCCGGAGACAGTGAATTTTATATCAATAAGCGGCCGTGCAGACTGAAGGATATTCATCATCTTTTTGCCGATACCGGAATCGGACAGGATTCAATGGCGGTTATCGGGCAGAATCGCGTGGATCGTATCTTGAACAGCAAGCCTGAAGAACGGCGGATTATTTTTGAAGAAGTAGCCGGCATCAGTCGCTTTAAGGGGCGTAAAGAAGAAGGGCTGCGCAAGATAAGTGAAACAGAGCGTAATTTGGAACGTATTCACGATATGATGACGATTCTTGAAGAGCGGCTGGAACCGATGCGGCAAGCGTCCGACAAGCTGCAGCGTTTTCGTCATCTTGACGGCGAAAGGCAGGCTTATGAAGGGACGCTGGTTCTACAGGAACTGCGTAACTACGAGCGTCTCCTGAGTAAAGCTGAAAATAATCGCAATATGGCACTTCAGGAACGGGAAGCGGCGGCGAAGGGCGTAGCCTGCAGCGAAGGAGAACGGCAGCGGCTGATGGCCGCCATGGAGAGCGAAAGCGTGGCGATGCGCCGTCTTGATGAAGCTGCCGCAGCCGCTCGGAATGAGTGGGAAAGTTTGAAGAGCCGGGCCGAAGCCTTTGAACAACGACGGCAATCTCTGACGGAAAATGCAAAAGACCTGGCTGCAGAAGGTGTCGTCGCGACAGAAAAAAGAAAGAAAGCTGAGGTACGGCAGCAGGAGCTTGCCGGAGAATTGGAAAGCAAGAAAAAGGCGCTTACCGCCGCCAGGCAGGGACAGCATTTGGCTGCGTCGCTGCTGGGGGAGGCCGAGAGGGGCGCCCGGCAGGCCGCCGCCGATTTGGATAAGGCCGTTGCCGCTGCTGCGTCACGACAGCAAAAGCTGTTCATGATTCAGCGTGATATAGCCGATTTGCAACGGCGTTTGGAAGAAAACGCGGCGACCGTCGGGCAGCTTAAAGCCGACCGGCAGGAGCAGGAAGCGTTGTTGCAGCAGGCCCGTCAGGGACATACTGCTGCCGCGTCCGCGCTGATCGAAAGTGAAAAGCTCGCCGTACGTTGCCGCGAGACCATGGCCGAGGCCGCAACGGTACGGCAACAAGCAGTTGCTGCCGTTGAAGACGCAATCCGCAAAGAACGGCAACGGCATAATGAGGCGGAACGATTGCAGCAGCGCATTCGTGTTTTAGCCGGAATGGAAGAAGCCCATGAAGGAGCGGGGCAGGCCGCGCAGGCGGTCTTGGCGGCTAACCAGCCGTGGCGCAATCATGTATGCGGCATTGTCGGGGAGCTCTGCGCGATACCGGCGGCGTATGCCGTCGCCGTCGATGTCGCTCTTGGCGGGGCGGCGCGCCATGTTATCGTCGAACATGAAGAAGCCGCCCGTGCGGCGATCCGGTATTTGAAACAGCAGCACGGCGGCAGGACGACGTTTTTGCCGCTCAATACGGTCAAGTCGAGGAAGCGGACGGCCGAAGAGACCGCCGCTGCCGAAGAAAAGGGAATCGCCGGTTTTGCCGATGCATTAATCCGGTATGATGGTAAATATGCCGGTGTTTTTTCTTCTCTTTTGGGAAAGACGTTGATTGCCGATTCGGCGGATACCGGCTCGGCCGTCGCCCGGAAATACGGGTACAGGTTGAGGATCGTCTGCCTTGATGGCACGCAGTTCCATGTCGGTGGATCGCTGACCGGCGGCAGCAATCAGAAGCGGGAGGGGTCGCTGATCGGCAGGCGGGTTCTTCTGCACGAACTGCGCAGTCAGTATGACCGTTGTGAAGAGGAACTGCTTCAATTGCGTCATAAGGCCGCCGTTTGTCAGCGGGAAGAGACGGCTGCGTCGGCTGCTGTCGCGGCGCAGGAAAAAACGCTTCGTCAGCGTGAACAAGATTTGCAGCAGGTTCGCTGGCAGGCTGAGACGACACGGCGAGAGGCGGACAGGTTGTCGGTCTCCTTGCAGGAAGCAATTCGGAAGCTGGAGGCACTGACAGAACTTCGTTCCGATATTCAAGCCGAACTGGTCGCAGCCAATGAAACGTTGACGCGCTGGCAGAACGAACCGGAAGAAGGAAACGAGGCGTTGCGTGAAATGCATGCGGCCGCCTTGGCCGAAGCGGAACGTTGTCGGGAAACGGTGACAGAACGTCAGGTAGCGGTTGCGGCATTGCAGGAACAAGTCCGCCATGCGGAGATACAACTGGCTCAGAATGGAGACTGGCTGCAACAGCTGATGGAGGAAACCGAAGGAAACGTCAAAAGACGGCAAGATCTTGCCGCTAAAGAAGAGGAACTGACGCGGCTTTATGGCGAAGTTCAGGCCCATCTGCAGAAGAAGGAAGAGGAGCTGATGCAGAAGGAACGGGATAAGGACGCATTTTACCGATCGAAAGAAGATAATTTCCGCAAGAACAAGGAATTGGAAGAAGCGCTGCAGCAGCTGCGGGATGCATTGGAACACTGGGATCACCGCATTAACGGGCAGAATATACTGATAGAAAAGTACGGCGGAGAAATACGTCGCAGTGAAGAGCGTCTGGCGCTGCAAGGATTATCCCGGGCAGAGGCGATGGAAAAACGACGTGAAGGATCTTTGCAAGAACTTCAGCGGACACTGCGCGATTTGCAGCAATCAATTGCTGCCTTGGGGCAGATCAATCCGAATGCAGACAGAGAATATGAAAGTGCCGCTGAAAAGCATGCCTTTTATCAGCGACAATGCGACGATTTGCTGGAAGCGCGCCGCAAACTGACAGCCGTGGTGGCCGAGATCGACAAGGCAATGGCTGAACAGTTCAGCGCTGCTTTCAAGGAAATTAGCTGTCATTTCCAGAATGTCTTCAGCCGTCTTTTCGGCGGCGGTGAAGCAAAGATACTGTTAACGGACAGTCATCAAGTGTTAACGGCGGGAATTGAATTTATGATTCAGCCGCCGGGGAAGAAACAGCAGCCGCTGACGCTGCTTTCCGGCGGCGAACGGGCGTTGACCGTCATTGCGTTGCTGCTGGCTTTTTTGGCTTATCATCCGGCGCCGTTCTGTCTGGTCGATGAAGTAGATGCCGCTTTGGATGAGGCGAATGTCGAACGCATGGCGCGGTATTTGAAAAATTACAGCGGCAATACGCAGTTTATCGTCATTACTCACAGACGGCAGACGATGGAAGCGGCGAATACATTGCAGGGCGTGACGATGGAAGAAAAAGGGATATCCCGCCTTCTGACGGTTGAAGTGGATACGTTACTGGAGAAAGGAAGATGA
- a CDS encoding dioxygenase, which produces MSRILEKPRCIVAISAHWYTQGLYVRTADNNPKIDDMYGFPEALYRLRYAAPACPEEAAKVLRLLEPAGRAGNDWGLDHGVWSVLANVYPQADVPVVMVSVDGSADSSAQFEVGRRLAPLRREGVLIMGSGNVVHNLMMTDWDMTGGYTWAETFNDQIKQAVLQHDYTAVINYKKLDQQHLAVPTPDHFNPLLTVLGALDGNENVTVFNDYCELGSMAMTSYLFGVI; this is translated from the coding sequence ATGAGCCGGATCCTTGAAAAACCGCGATGCATTGTCGCTATATCGGCGCACTGGTATACGCAGGGCCTTTATGTGCGGACAGCCGACAACAATCCGAAGATCGATGATATGTACGGCTTTCCGGAAGCCTTGTACCGGCTGCGTTATGCGGCGCCGGCCTGTCCGGAGGAAGCGGCAAAAGTGCTGCGCCTTTTGGAACCGGCCGGCCGCGCCGGCAATGATTGGGGTCTTGATCACGGCGTATGGTCCGTTCTGGCCAATGTTTATCCGCAAGCTGACGTACCCGTCGTCATGGTCAGCGTCGACGGTTCGGCCGACAGTTCCGCTCAATTTGAAGTGGGCAGAAGGTTGGCGCCGCTGCGTCGGGAAGGGGTGCTGATTATGGGCAGCGGTAATGTCGTGCATAACCTGATGATGACGGATTGGGATATGACAGGAGGGTATACGTGGGCGGAGACTTTTAACGATCAGATCAAACAGGCCGTTTTGCAACACGATTACACTGCCGTTATCAATTACAAAAAGCTGGATCAGCAACACTTGGCCGTACCGACTCCGGATCATTTTAATCCCCTTCTGACTGTTCTGGGAGCCCTGGACGGCAATGAAAACGTGACGGTGTTCAACGATTATTGTGAGCTCGGATCAATGGCGATGACTTCGTATCTGTTCGGCGTCATATAA
- a CDS encoding magnesium transporter CorA family protein codes for MIDVYKHNNGHLEENISLAVAEKGSWINVVNPDSDDLQLVSMITEIPTDVLKTPLDTEERSHVELEDNYIFVVINIPIILETDSYDTLPLGIFITPDFIVTLCIQETDVLHSFTENKYPFFYTFKKTRFLFQILYRTATLFLKYLQQINHRTDDIESVLRHSMRNKEFFMLLELQKSLTFFTSALRGNGIVMERLMRLRRNTALHHLLKMYEEDEDLLEDVIIENKQAIEMVEMYSNVLISMSDTFASIISNNLNMVMKFLASITIILAVPTIVFSLWGMNVNVPFSSNEFGFYYVIGISLLGSICAFAMLWMKNLF; via the coding sequence ATGATTGACGTATACAAACATAATAACGGTCACCTGGAAGAAAACATTTCTTTGGCGGTCGCTGAAAAAGGCTCCTGGATCAATGTCGTCAATCCTGATTCCGATGATTTGCAATTGGTTTCGATGATTACGGAAATCCCGACGGATGTTTTAAAAACACCTCTCGATACGGAAGAACGTTCACACGTTGAACTGGAAGATAATTATATCTTCGTCGTCATCAACATTCCGATCATCTTGGAAACGGACAGCTACGATACGTTGCCTCTCGGCATCTTCATTACGCCGGACTTTATCGTAACCCTCTGCATTCAGGAAACCGATGTTCTCCATTCTTTTACGGAAAACAAGTACCCCTTCTTTTACACGTTCAAAAAAACGCGCTTTCTCTTTCAAATACTTTACCGGACGGCAACCTTATTCTTAAAATATCTGCAGCAAATCAACCATCGCACAGATGACATCGAGAGCGTGCTGCGTCACTCCATGCGAAACAAAGAATTCTTCATGCTGCTGGAGTTGCAGAAATCCTTGACCTTCTTCACTTCGGCACTCCGCGGCAACGGCATCGTAATGGAACGGCTCATGCGGCTGCGGCGTAATACGGCGTTGCACCATCTTCTGAAAATGTATGAAGAAGATGAAGATTTGTTGGAAGATGTCATCATTGAAAACAAACAGGCGATTGAAATGGTCGAAATGTATTCCAACGTCCTTATCAGCATGTCCGATACGTTTGCTTCCATTATTTCCAACAACCTGAACATGGTCATGAAGTTTTTGGCCTCCATTACGATTATTCTGGCTGTGCCGACAATCGTTTTCAGCCTCTGGGGCATGAATGTCAACGTCCCTTTTTCTTCCAACGAATTCGGATTTTATTACGTTATCGGCATTTCCCTGCTCGGTTCCATCTGCGCTTTCGCCATGTTATGGATGAAAAATCTGTTTTGA
- a CDS encoding YciI family protein, with protein sequence MMNKYVEPLEERGDDPVYIADLNYVKPLAEVERYLPEHRAFLEKYYRAGKFICSGRKNPRTGGIILFNAIDEKEMKAIILEDPFHVHGIAAYTVTEFYPTNCAKDFERFTV encoded by the coding sequence ATGATGAACAAGTATGTGGAGCCGTTGGAGGAAAGGGGAGATGATCCAGTGTATATTGCAGATCTGAACTATGTCAAACCGTTGGCAGAGGTGGAAAGATATTTACCGGAACATCGGGCTTTTTTGGAAAAATATTACCGTGCAGGCAAGTTTATTTGCTCCGGGAGGAAGAACCCGAGAACAGGCGGCATAATTCTGTTTAATGCCATTGATGAAAAGGAAATGAAGGCGATCATTTTAGAAGACCCGTTTCATGTGCACGGCATTGCAGCATATACGGTTACCGAATTTTATCCGACTAATTGTGCGAAGGATTTTGAACGCTTTACGGTATAG
- a CDS encoding YhcH/YjgK/YiaL family protein, which translates to MYIGNLAQWQEECRTLPSFIVPWITYLAGQDLLALPVGRHELPDGNYLNIDEAETAPAVRRKMEAHCRYVDIQLLLEGTENIGYQPISDAGPVTEERSGADARFYEPPVADDLVISMVPKKTIAVFFPTDGHRCLCSPVGTGATVRKAILKVRLPE; encoded by the coding sequence ATGTATATCGGAAATCTGGCGCAATGGCAGGAAGAATGCAGGACATTGCCGTCATTCATCGTTCCTTGGATCACGTATTTGGCAGGGCAAGATCTCCTGGCGCTGCCTGTAGGCCGCCATGAATTGCCTGACGGCAATTATCTGAATATTGACGAGGCGGAAACGGCTCCGGCAGTGCGGCGAAAGATGGAAGCCCATTGCCGCTATGTCGATATCCAGTTGCTGTTGGAGGGTACGGAAAACATCGGGTATCAGCCGATCAGCGATGCCGGGCCCGTTACGGAGGAGCGCAGCGGTGCCGACGCCCGGTTTTACGAACCGCCTGTTGCCGATGATCTGGTCATTTCCATGGTCCCGAAGAAAACGATTGCCGTCTTTTTCCCGACAGACGGGCATCGTTGCCTTTGCAGTCCTGTCGGGACCGGTGCGACGGTTCGCAAGGCCATTTTGAAAGTTCGTTTACCCGAATGA
- a CDS encoding TetR/AcrR family transcriptional regulator has translation MAKDISKDILQAALHEISKYGADFHMDDLAKNLHISKRTLYEHFSSKQEIVRAAFISVQDELYEQHLQILENPNISAEEKLIGYFQVKSPRVAVMTVREMNALLAKMPDVRSELLARSRRDWQLLQRFF, from the coding sequence ATGGCGAAAGATATCAGCAAGGATATTTTGCAGGCAGCTTTGCATGAGATAAGTAAATACGGCGCCGATTTCCATATGGACGATTTGGCAAAAAATCTCCACATCAGTAAACGGACTTTATATGAGCATTTTTCATCAAAACAGGAAATCGTTCGTGCCGCTTTTATATCGGTGCAAGATGAACTGTATGAACAGCATCTGCAAATTCTTGAGAACCCGAATATCTCGGCCGAAGAGAAATTGATCGGTTATTTTCAGGTCAAATCGCCTCGGGTGGCGGTAATGACTGTCCGTGAAATGAACGCCTTGCTGGCTAAAATGCCGGATGTCCGCTCCGAACTGCTTGCCCGTTCCCGGCGGGATTGGCAGCTGCTGCAGCGTTTTTTTTGA
- the ftsY gene encoding signal recognition particle-docking protein FtsY, whose product MGFFSKLRQGLEKTKHSLISNIETVVRGYAKIDEEMYDDLEAVMLTGDIGVETTEYLLGKIREGVRSKEIRDGKDVVPYLEKAIVALLAENEAPLPDTTGTTNVIFIVGVNGVGKTTTIGKLASYYMQQGKSVMVAAGDTFRAAASEQLTIWAQRAGVPIIKHQEGADAAAVVFDATASAKARKIDVLLVDTAGRLHTKSNLMEELRKMARVASKNIDGAPQETLLVLDATTGQNAVSQAKLFGDVVPLTGVVLTKLDGTAKGGVILSVKRELGVPVRWIGVGEGVDDLRPFDPVQFADALFDKNIAEREAAGD is encoded by the coding sequence ATGGGATTTTTTTCTAAATTGCGGCAAGGGCTGGAAAAAACGAAGCATTCATTAATCAGCAATATCGAAACAGTCGTTCGCGGCTATGCCAAAATAGACGAGGAAATGTACGATGATTTGGAAGCCGTCATGCTTACCGGTGATATCGGCGTAGAAACGACGGAATATTTACTCGGAAAAATACGCGAAGGCGTCAGGAGCAAGGAGATCAGGGACGGTAAAGATGTCGTGCCCTATTTGGAAAAGGCCATCGTCGCCTTGTTGGCGGAAAATGAAGCGCCCCTTCCCGACACGACGGGAACGACGAATGTTATTTTCATCGTCGGAGTCAACGGCGTCGGCAAAACGACGACGATCGGCAAGTTGGCGTCCTACTACATGCAGCAAGGAAAATCCGTCATGGTTGCTGCCGGCGATACCTTTCGCGCCGCTGCTTCGGAGCAGTTGACAATCTGGGCGCAGCGTGCCGGCGTGCCGATCATCAAGCACCAGGAGGGAGCCGATGCGGCTGCCGTCGTTTTCGATGCGACCGCTTCGGCCAAGGCCAGGAAGATCGACGTCCTGCTCGTCGATACGGCAGGGCGGCTGCATACCAAGTCGAATTTGATGGAAGAATTGCGAAAAATGGCGCGCGTTGCCAGTAAGAACATTGACGGTGCGCCCCAGGAAACGCTGTTGGTACTTGATGCGACGACGGGGCAGAACGCGGTCAGCCAAGCGAAGCTTTTCGGTGACGTCGTTCCGTTGACCGGCGTCGTCTTGACGAAGCTTGACGGTACGGCCAAAGGCGGCGTGATTTTGTCGGTAAAGCGGGAATTGGGCGTACCTGTCCGCTGGATCGGTGTCGGCGAGGGTGTTGATGATCTCCGTCCCTTTGATCCCGTGCAATTTGCCGACGCCTTATTTGATAAAAATATAGCGGAACGGGAGGCTGCCGGCGATTAA